A segment of the Capra hircus breed San Clemente chromosome 19, ASM170441v1, whole genome shotgun sequence genome:
TCTCTGGCAGCCAGTACTCCTGAGACTGCCCTGGGGACTTCAGAAGGGCAGCTTCCGGGGCTTTCACACCTCCCattccccgccccaccccaccccacctcccacctcaccaGAAGGCCCCAGATGTTTTCTGTGTCGCTTCTCGGGGTGGCCTCCCGGGCCAAGCCTCAGCGGCGCCTCCCCCACCCTCGCTCTAACACCACAGTGTGGTTTGGACGTGGCCACAGTGCCGTACAAACCACAGTGTGCTGCTGGGGCGGGAGCAGGACTGGGGTGGGTTGAGAGAAAGGGAGCACAAGACAGTGCTGTGAAGACCCCCCCACCACCAAGGGTGGGGAGATAGAGAAGGCTGAAAGGCAAACATGGCCCCAAGAAGGGTTGGGGAAAGCAAGAAACGAGCTAGGAGCTGAGCAGGCCACTGAAGGGAGAGAGGCCTATGGGGTGAGCTTACAGTGTAGTAAGACTGGAACCATCTTCCCTGTAGGAACTCTGCTCAAGGGATCCCCAGTGTGTGGGGAGGTGGGATCTGAGGAAATAGGGAATGACTGGGGGACCAACAGACTGCCTCTCGACTCAGCAAGGGCAGGGACCCAAGGCTTCCTGTGTCCGTTCCTCCCCTCCCTGGGTCAGAACccaagagaaagcaaggaaagacAGAAGGCCAAGGACAGCAGTGTTGGGAGTTGGCAGTCCAGAGGTGGTGGGGCCGGAAGATGGTTGGGAGAGGGGGGCCGGAAGTcgccctgggccctgggcctgcCACAAGATGGAGGCCCAAGGCAGGAAATGGAGGCCAGGGGGAAAGGGGAGCAGCAGGGCCCAAGAAGAGGGCCTTCTGGACCTGGGGGCCAGGTATTCAACCCTCAGGACTGTCCCCATTCCTCATGGCCCCCCAGGACCCAAGTCCCACCCCCCCACGACAACCCCTACCAGCCTATTCACCAGGCCCAGGAAGGCGGGCCCACCCCAGAAAGCCACGTTTAAGCTGACAAACatgcttctccccacccccaccctaggCCTTCCCTCAGCCTTTTTCTCCTGTCCaggacttgatttttaaaaaacaccccCCAGAAAGCAAAATCCAAGGGCCAAAATCCCTTCCGCAAATCAAAATAATATCCTCTAAAACCCAAAAGTTATCCTCCCTTTACCACCCCCCCTTCCGACACACCCCCCAAAACTCTTAGCAATCAAAAAGATCTAAGATGGTGGTGTAAGCAGTCTTTTTAGGCCCCGGGGGATGCCAGACCCCCTCAGACGAGACCCCTATCTGTCCCACATCAAATTCTGCCAAGGCTTCCTGCTCCTCACACCCCCCTCCATAACCCCAAAACTGAACAGCTGCCCCCAGCTCCCATCCTCGGCAGAGCCTTTGTGGGGATGGATGAAACAAATCAAACACTATACTAACGGCTGGGGATGTTGGGGGGCCCTCTGGTCTCAGTCTTTGGTTTCCATCTGGGGGACTACAGTTTTGGGGTGTAAGAGAAAGCCTCTTCAATCATCCCCCCAATTTCAAGACTGACAAAGCCCAACCCCACCCGAGCACGCACCTCCAAACCTCCCCCCCAACCGCCACGTCTCTCCTGAAAACAGGGGACACTTTCCTCCCCACTTACCTCAGCTACTCTCCCCTGAGATCCTGGTCCCCTATTTTGAAGGGAACAACATTTGGGGTGCATCCCTCACATTTGGGGTGCAGGAGAAAGGAGCCGCCCCAGTCGCATCGCTGGCCTCCTTCCTCTCGGCTGGCTCAGGGAGTGGGGAGTGCCCTAGGGAGGGGGGACCCCCATAAGAGAGCACAGGAGGGGGTTCCTCCACTTCCAGTCAGAATTGGGGACACCCCCCCCAAACCCGTCCCAGCCCATCCGTCTCCAACTCGGCGGGAGAGGCAGCTGCAGTGCCCCAGTCAGATTCCCCCAACACTACATTCCTCACCCCATCTAGAGGGGTCCCGGGGCCCCCAAAAAATCCCAAAAAAATCTAGGATGTTGGCAGGACGGTCCTGGACTAGCTCCCCAAATTTGGGGTCCTCAGATCCCCCCGTTTTTTCAGGAAAATTCCGTCTTTCACCTGCCTCCCGCCAGCCCTGCTCTGTCCCGATGCCAATTTTGGAAGtcactccctccttcctcctcccgtCTCTCCAGGCCCCCCCGCTCGGGGGCTAGGGTCCAGGACACCTGGCTTCCAGGCCAGGGGAGGGGGGCACTCCTCGAAGGGCTAGGGGCCAGGAGGTCAAGCTCATAGCCCCAGTCTTAGGGAAGCAGGAAAGCCCgatcctcccttcccctcccccctggCTGGTCTCCGTGGTGGTTTAGGAAAGCCTGGAGGATTGGAATCTGCCATTGCTGTTGCAcaggcagtttttttttccttgggttgggggggtgggcggtgggagggagagaggggaggagagccgAAGAGAGCAGGGACCCGGGTGTGCAGAGCTGGCCTGGCTTACCCCCCAGCCCCTGCTGCCGTGGGGAACCCCCCCTCATCTCACCCACACTCCCAGTCCTCTGTCTGCTTTCTGTTTGGGGCTCTTATCCTAGAAAATCAGGGTACAGATTCACCTCCTCGTACCTTATCACCACCTCTCCTTGCCACAGTTTCAACAGCACTGCCCTAGTCAGGAGTGTCCACTTGACCACAAGATACCCCACTTCCCCCCACTTTTCCCTAAGTCGAGGTGTGTGCCCTTAATAAATTGGGGTTCAGAATCTGAAACCACCTTTTCTCCCTCAGATCTATCCAGGCCACATAAAAATAAGAGGAGATATGCTCCCTTTCCAAATTTCTTCCATCTGATCTTGGGCATATTTGGAGGTTCACTAAAAAGACTTCTAGACTCTAGGGTGAGAgggagctaaaagcaaaggatatCCCAAACCATTATCATAGTCCAAATTAAGTGAACCCTAAAATCAATCTCACGTCATGATCCAACACTGAGCTTCAACAGATGCACCACAGAGTGGCAAAACACCCCAAAATAAGGACACCCCAAAGCTTTAGTCTCCTACCCTTCAGCCCTCACCTTGTTTCCCCCTGGAAAAACCTCCTGGTTTTCATGCATACATAGAAATATCCCCCTCCTCAAAGTAAGCTTGCACAACATTCAAATATAAAGCCTTGCTCTCCGGCAAGGACCCACAATCACAAAAGGCCTTCAAACTTGCTCCCAGGTTCCTATTATGTTCCACCTCAAGCTAATAAAAACCCCAAATTGAATTTCATGTCCCCCCAAATATAATCTGAACCTCAACATTTATCTGGTACCCCATCAGACTGTGCCCTAAAAGCACCATGATTACTGTACTTGAAATCAGATTGTCCACATACACCAATGACTATGAATCCCCTACACCAAATTTTCATCCatctccaaagaacacctagCTGATTATGGGTGTAAGAATCCCCAGAACTAATAGAGCTTCAAAATCAGctccatgaaagtgttagtcactcagtcatgcccaactctttgcaatcccatggactaaaacccaccaggctcctctgtccatgggattttccagccaaggatactggagtgggttgctatttccttctccatgggatcttcccaacccagggattgaacctaggtctcctacattgcaggcagattctttatcgacggagtcaccaggaagcccaatGTAGCTTCAAAATCAGCTCCATACCTCAGACTTACTACTGGCCCTCAACCCTGAATCCAGCCCTCAGGGCCCAGAATGATGAGTAACTCAACACCCCACATCTGACAGATAGACCAGATAACATTAAAGTAACTCCGCCCTGATACCAAAGGAGCCTCGGGTCTAACTCCCACCTCCAACTGGGCAGAGACCAAAGTAACCCTCATTTGCAGAATCCACCACACCATCTTGAATCCCTAGTTCCCCATTCCCAATGTCTCAGCAGTTCTTTCCTGCACCCAAACAAAGACATCCTCAGTTCTGAAGAGGAGGGCCCCATGTCTCTATATGCAGCTCCACGGATTATGGCCAGTCATTACTGGGCAATTGTAGACGTTCCTGAGCCCAAATGCAAGTCCTGCTTGGCAGCTAGACTCAGCTCTGTTATCCAAATGAACCTCCTCTCCCCAAACAAAATACGAGGGTGTGACCCGTGCCTatctcccagatcagggacttaAATTGGGGTTATCAGCCCCTTCTGCCCTCTCTCCCGTGTTACCCTGAGACCCTCGCTTTCCTCTTCTGTCTGTTCAGTGCATCTAacttttacattcagttcagttcagtcgctcagtcgtgtccgactctttgcgaccccatgaatcacagcacgccaggcctccctgtccatcaccaactcccggagttcactcaaactcatgtccatcgagtcggtgatgccatccagccattacATTAatgtttactaaaaaaaaaaaaaaaaatcacctctaaATACAGATAATAGCATCGAGGTTAATAAAAAATCCTGGGCTCCCATGGCTCAGACCCTCGGCTCTTTGTCCCATTTTCCTGGTTCCCAAAGCCCGCGGATTTCTCACCCCAGGCAGGAACCCCAGGTTCAGAGGGAAGTCACTTCTGTCGCCTAACTTTCCCTCCCTCCGCCCAACCCTAGTCCCCTGGACAAAGTAAATGCGAGCAATGAGGGGGAGAATGACCGCCCAGACCTAATCCATCCTGCGCCCTCGGCTGAATGGACCCCCAGCCGAGTGGAGACGAAGGGCGCGGCGAGGCTAGTGCTCTTCTGCCCCCTCGTGGAAGGAGCTGAACATTGCCGAGCTTCGCCTGCTTGCCGCGCTGGACCGCGGCGTCCCGCCAGTCTCTAAGCGTCGCCGACGGGCGGGTGCTCAAGGCCCTAAAGAGCTGGGACTAGGGGAGGGAGAGCGGGCTTTGGGCGGGAATCTGCCTCTCTGGATCCCTAAAAGGATTCAGAAGAGCATCGGGAGCGAAAAGTTCGGACCTTAGGTCTCTTGAGCGTCTCTCGGCCGCCACCCGGGGCTTTCCCCACCTCCTCGAGGGGAAGCAGCTGGCGGAGCCGTCCGGTCGCAGGACAATGGAAGGAAACGAACTAGAAATCATATCCGCCCCCTCCCTATCGCGCCCGGTCAGAGCCCCTCTTTTGCAGGCCCCGCTAGAGGAGCCTGTTGAATGACCACACCCTCCCTGTCTGAGACCCCACGGGAGCCCACTGTCTCCTCCCCAAACCCGGTGTTTCTTTGGGCTCCCCTCAATCTCCCTTAATACCGTACATTGCAGGGGCGGGGGTCTGCTGTATTCACTCCTGTAACAGGAGCCTTTCTAAAGCCAACACATCAATTTTCGCTGTCCCGGGTTCCCCGACGACCTAAGTCACCCAACGACTCAGTCACCCAAGTTTCCCATCTCAACATCCCCAACCTCCTCCCCAATACCAGTGTCCCACCCTCGGTTCCACTTTCAGTGGCCCAAGACCCCTTACGTTACGACCACCCAAGCGTTTCCGAGGTCCCGCCCTGGAGCCGGAGACCCCGCCCCGGGTTCGCCATCTGGAGAgcgagggaggaaggaaggatacAGACCCAGGCGttcaccccacctccacccccgcccccgacaTCCCGGCCAGATAAAGGAGCCGAGGCCAAGAGGGGAGAGAGACCCCGCCCCCTTGAGAAGAGAAGCTGAAGCCCCTGCAGGACGGGGGTAAGAACCAGAGACGGAGGCAGACTCCTGGGTCCCTTAAGAGAGTCGGGGCTTGTTGATGGTAGGAAGACCGAGGCCCAGAAATTGGGCTAAACTAGGTATCCAGGACTAGAGAGTGGAATTTCGTGGTTCGGGGAAGGCAGCTTGGATTGGGATATGGAGGGATGAGGACCACAGGTCGTCTGGGGTCTCCAGGCAGGATCGTACACCTGAGACCAGGCGCGCGGTGAGGCAGAGGGGAAATGGGGATACTGGAAGGGCATTGGGAGTCTAAGTAAGGGCGCTGCGGACTGGATTCCCAACGCTTGCCATCGACGCAGCGGTGTGGGACACTTCAACTCGCTCCAAGCGCTGTGGAATCTTAGAGGAGGAAATCGGACGATACTGAGGTTGAGGGCTGACAGAACGAGATGAATTAAGTAAAACTGCGTGAGCCGGGGCCGGGGGCTTTCCTCTGCACCTCAGGAGGAAGAGGCAAACTGTGGAAGGGAAACCGTCTTGGGACGACAAGGATCCCTGAGCCCTTTCCTTGGCACCCGCAGGCCTCCGTCGCTATGGGTTCCACCGCTACCCCGGAGGGAGCGCTGGGCTATGTCCGAGAGTTTACTCGCCACTCCTCCGACGTGCTCGGCAACCTAAATGAGCTGCGCCTGCGCGGGATCCTCACTGACGTCACGCTGCTGGTTGGCGGGCAACCCCTTCGAGCTCACAAGGCAGTTCTTATTGCCTGCAGGTTCGAGGGGTGGCTCATGGAGTGGGGTGGGACCAAATGGAAAAGAGGGCGGAGCTATAAGGTCTTTGGGAGGACCCGGAAGCCAAGCCTTCCACAAACAGGAGGCGGAGCGACAGGGAATTGAGGGCGGGGTGAGAGCTAGGGAGGCGGGGCTTCGTGTAGGGGCGGTGCTTTCGACGGGGTCAAGTTCCCCCTTGGTTCCCCAGCCCCTAACTCGACATATCTTCCCTCTCTCCAGTGGCTTCTTCTATTCAATTTTCCGAGGCCGTGCAGGAGTGGGGGTAGACATGCTTTCCCTGCCCGGGGGCCCCGAAGCCGGAGGCTTCGCTCCCCTTCTGGACTTCATGTACACTTCGCGCCTACGTCTCTCTCCCGCCACCGCACCAGCAGTCCTCGCAGCCGCCACCTACTTGCAGATGGAGCATGTGGTCCAGGCATGCCACCGCTTCATCCAGGCCAGGTGAGGGAGCCCCAACTTGGTGTTCCTCGTGGGTGAAATGGCATCCCAGGTGTCAAGGGCAGAGGCCAAGATTAGGAAACAGCACTAATGTCCATCGCACTTTTTCTCAGCTATGAACCTCTGGGCATATCTCTGCGGCCCCTGGAGGCAGAACCCCCCACGCCACCAACGGCCCCTCCACCAGGCAGTCCCAGGTGCTCGGAGGGGCACCCTGACCCACCTACTGAGTCTCGCAGCTGCAGTCAAGGGCCCCCCAGTCCACACAGCCCAGACCCCAAGGCCTGCAACTGGAAAAAATACAAGTTCATCATACTGAACTCTCAGGCCTCCCaagcagggagcctggcaggggagagTTCTGGTCAACTTTGCTCCCAGCTCCCCAGTGGAGATGAGgcttccagcagcagcagcagcagcagcagtgaagaagGACCCATTTCCAGTCCCCAGAGCAGGTACAGAAACTGgaaaccaccccaccccacctcaacCCCAGAATTTGTAGCAGTAGCCTTAGCTCAAGAGGCACAACCATTGGGCTTGGATGATCAGTAACAGGAAGTGAGACAGTGGGCTTCACCTTAGGGAGCTGGCCAGAGGCCAGGCTTACTTGGTGATGTGGGCCCTTGGCAATACAACTGGATAGGGTACATTGGTCAATACCCCATCATATGATGTCTCCTAACCATTTTTCTGGGCCTTGACATCTGCCTAGGCTTTCTCCAACTGCTGCCACTGTGCAGTTCAAATGTGGGGCTCCAGTCAATACCCCTCATCGGCTCACACCCCAGGCTCCAGAGACCACTGGGTCACCTTCTGGGAGGGCTCATCCACCACCAGGTAAGAGCCTCTCCTTCTACCCCCTTGGCTTTTCTCCTGTGGCTACTCAAGGCCAGTTGGGGCCAAAAGACCGCAGGGAAGGCCTAGTCCATTTTCAAATTAGAATCACCTAGAGAGCTTCTTTAAATCCCATTGCCCAGGTCACACCCCATGGATCAGAATGTCTGCAAGTGGAATccaggcatcagtatttttttaaagcttcctatAAGCAGCAGTGTTTGGCAACTTCTGGCGTGTTCCCATCCAGGGCTGAGTGGTCAGCCCAGCGCTGGCAAAGCCTCTCTGGCAAGCTGTCATCCAGGCTGGTgcaagagagaagagaggggatacttccctggtggtccagtggctaaaacttcatgctcccaatgcagagagtctgggttcaatccctggtcaaagaactagatcccacatgcctccactAAGACTGATgcagcaaaagaaataaatattgttaaattaaaaaaataagagagagtgagagagaaagagaaacagaaacttcCACCCATAAGTAGGGGCCTCCACCTCCTACCACCACTATTGGAGTGATTAGCAGAATACTCTCAAATTATAAAGACATAGAGACAGATCCTGGCTTGTCCTCTCAAATAACCATGTGACCCAGAGCAGGTCAAATGAGCCTCAGCAGCCTTAACAGTAAATTGGaggcaaaacaaaaccaaacctgcTACCCTGGTCTGAGAATTCACTGGTATTATTGTCATGACTCACCCCGTCCCCAGGAGGTGAATTTTTCAGCTGCCAGAACTGTGAGGCTGTGGCTGGGTGCTCATCGGGGCTGGACCCCGTGGCTTCTGGGGATGAGGACAAGCCCTACAAGTGTCAGCTCTGCCGGTCTGCCTTCCGCTATAAGGGCAACCTGGCCAGTCACCGCACGGTGCACACAGGTAGGGGAGGAGCACGGAGAGGACCCTGGCCTTGGTGCCCACTGCTATTCTCCTTGACCTCCCTTCCTCCCCGCCTCCAGGGGAAAAGCCCTACCACTGCTCCATCTGCGGAGCCCGCTTTAACCGGCCGGCTAACCTGAAAACGCATAGCCGCATCCATTCGGGAGAGAAGCCCTATAAGTGCGACACATGCGGCTCGCGCTTTGTACAGGTACGACAGTTTCAGAGCCTGATCGCAGGCGAATTTGCGAGAGGGCGAGGTGGGCCGAATGGGGAGGGTTCCATCCCTTCCAGGGGCGCGGCCTGAGATTCCCTCCTTCCCCAGGTAGCGCATCTGCGCGCGCACGTGCTGATCCACACCGGGGAGAAGCCCTATCCTTGCCCCACCTGCGGGACTCGCTTCCGCCACCTACAGACTCTGAAGAGTCACGTTCGCATCCATACCGGAGAGAAGCCTTACCACGTGAGTCCCCGACCTGGCCTAGCCCAAAGCCTTGGAATTACCTCCTGTTTACCGACGAGCGGGGCTCTGAAAGGAGCGGGCCTGGAGGCTTTAGATAGGGGCTAGGTGGGCGGTGTCCTTGTAAGAAAGGGGTGGGGCCGAGGTAGGGGTGGCAGGTATGGAAGTTAGGCTCCTGGACGGGGCGTAGTCCTGGAGAGGAAGTGACAGGTGGAAAGACGCTTTGCTGAAGGGGGCCTCCTAGGCCTTCCCCAGAGGATTTGGGAGGATGTGGGAACTCAAGGGGCTTCCCTATATCTCCCAGAGCTTCTCTCTGGGAGCGCTGGGCGGTTCTCCCTCGCTCAACATCTGAAAGGTGGTCGTGGGTGGGGAAGAGACCTGACCCGGCTGTCATCCTACAGTGCGACCCCTGCAGTCTGCATTTCCGGCACAAGAGTCAGCTTCGGCTACATCTGCGCCAGAAACACGGAGCTGCTACCAACACCAAAGTGCACTACCACATTCTAGGGAGGCCCTAGCCGAGTGCCGCCCCGGCCCCACTCCCTTCCCGGAAGACGGAAAGCTGCGGCTCACGCCTGGGTTCGCTGCCAGGCTTGGGCGTGGGGGTGTGCGAGGCCCCTGGATATCAGCGACGGCCACCACCTTTAATTTCTCActgtggggagcaggggtgggagATCCTGGCCTGATCTGCCTCTGTTTTGCTGGTCAAAACCTCTTTCCCGCAATCAATATTGTTTCTGAGCAGAGAACAAGCTAGGAGCTGGAGGAGCGGAGAGACTGGAAGcctgatttccttaaggaatcAGGCCTCCACCTGCAGCCCCCGTCTCATTTGATTTATctgtaaatataatttattgagGCTTCTGGGTGGCACCAGGGCCTTCATACTATTGCATTTACCATGTCCCTCTTCTACAAGTGTGATCAAAAGTGACCTGAAACTCGGAATGAGAGGTCACAGCTCTGCTGGCAGAGATTAACACTTGGCTGCCTCCTTTGGCTTGAgtgttttatattattattgtcTTAACTTTTATCTTTAGAATTGTTCTCTTCCCACTTGCTTGTTGGTTtgtttaaaatggagaaaagggtTCCCTGTGCCCTGCCCCTTCAATTCTAGGTCTGGAACCTTTATTTGTTCTAAGGCAGCTCTCGGAACATGTGGGTTTGTGGAATTGGGTCAGGAACCCTCTCGAATGTTCTGAATATTGTAGGTTTTCTAGCAGGCTAGCACTGGATATAGACTTTTTCTGTCCTTCAAGGAAACTATGATGATGTGGGGGTAATATATACCTCCTGGAGGCAGTGAGTGTGCGGCCTTTGTCAGTCCTAGAAGTTGGGGGATGACTTGAGAGACTTTCTCTTAGGCCCCTGACTGTCCTATTAGTCTGGCCACCTAGGTTTGGCTCCATGGTAGTTTTGGCTATCTGATAGAACTCACCCAGGAGCTTGAGTTGAGCCCACAATCCTCCCATTAGGGTCTGTTCTTACATGAAGCTGCTCCCTCTATGCAGGAGAGATCTGCAGTTCCATATCAAAAATGATGCAATCTTTTCTGAGTCTGCCCAGTCTCTAAGAATGCAATGACCTAGGGGAGAATTATCTTGAGTTAAGACTATGACCTTTCCTTTACTGCAGAGCCATCTGGGTTAGAATGTTCCTTGGGGGTTCTACATGAGATGACCTCTTCTTCCTTTAGTAGATATTTGGACATCTTCTGGCAAGTGTCCAGATTTCAGAGATTTCTTTGCCTCTAGAAGTCACAGGTGCTTGGTAACTTTCTTACCTTAGAAAAGCTGAGTCTGTGACCTGGTCTTCCTGTCACTACATTGCTGTCTGGAACCAGTGAAAGCACTAGAACCTTCCACAGGGACAGAAAAGGGGCTGAGTTCCATTATGGATTTGCTGTAGTTGGGATTAAAGCTTTAAAAGACTGACTGATGGACCATCTAGTTGACCAAGTATCCCATAGGATTAAGAAGGTTGTTTGAGGGACACAGTCTCTGGTGTAGGCCAAGTAGGTAGAAAGTTAGAAATGGATTGCCTCTTAACTGTGTGGAGCATCTAGAATGTTAGATGATACTCTGAAATATTACAGTCCTGCCCCTGTTGCTCTGGGGCCTGTTGGTTTAGGGACATGGGGTAGAGGGTAAGAAGCACTTTGAATTTGTGGGATGGAGCTTCCTCAAGATAGGTCAGTCCTAGTGGCTGTCACTTGGGGACTGGTTAGAAAGCTactcttttccctctttccctcttaACCTTCGTGCAGaattgaaggagggagggaaagcagAGGAAAGAGTTGAgaagaaactatatatatatatatatatatatatatatatatatatttttttttttttttaagcagattgGATGGGCAGGTGGAGAGTGCCAAGGGGTGGAGATGTTAGATCTTGCAAAATCAGAATCATGGAATAAAGAAGCCTCTCTGTGCTGCCTGTTGTGTCCTAGGTTCTTGCCTGTGGCGATCTGGGGACTGGGGAAAGATGGTTCTTCCTCATGGATACCATCTTGGATTCTGTGCCCATCCCACTGTCCCATCCATTTTAAGTGGCCCTTGTTCTCCCCttccctgcccttgccctccGGCTCATTGTGTAGGAACCAGTGACTTCATGAAGTCTCTCCGGAGCCACCTGCATCCTGCTGCTCTGAAGTCACTTCCTGCCTGAGATGTGGAGGTAGCAGGGAGAAACCAGGAAGCCACAAATAATACCAAGATGCTGGGGGATGCATCTGTGCAGGGGAACTTGATGCTTGGGACACCCCCTAGCACCACGGAAAATGGTTAGGACTTGGGTCCCCTAAGGACAACAGATGCTAGAGGTGGCGGTGAGAAGACCATGTGTTTAGAGCCAGTGTGCCAGTGCTACCCGTCCCCCAGCAGCGATGTCTTGGAATCCATCCAGTGCCTAGTACTCGATTCTCTTCTACCCTTTCTCTTGTCCTGTGTGTCTTGGTGCACAGCTTTGTTCTGCCCAGAGGGTGAAGGGTCACCAATTCTGATAAATTACCTCCCTCTTGGACTTaaattcctcatctgtgaaataagtTCATTAACATGGAAGGAATAATTTCCTTCCAACATTTATAGTTTGTGGTTGTGTGTCTCAGTCTTTTAAAACCCGTGACATGGGTTAGATGTTTTTTAAGCACAAAACAAACTAAAGGAaaacctcccttcccttccctctatGGCTTGTCCCCTGTTTAAAATAAGACTTGCTAATATTACTTATCTCCTGCttcatgtgcatgctaagtcacttcaatcatgtctgactctttgtgaccctatggactgtaacccaccagacgaCTCTGTCCACAGGAGAgattctgggattctccaggaaagaatactggagtagactgccatgccctcctccaggggatcttcctgacccagagatctaacccacatctctaacatctcctgcactggcaggcaagttctttaccactaatgccacctgggaagcccaaggcatTTTAGTGTATAGATTTTCTAATTCAACCCCCTGACAACCTAAAAGTAGGAACTATTACTAGCCTCAGTTTACAAGTAGGGAGACCAACTGAGAGATTCAGTATCTTGGCCAAGTTAATAAGTGATGAAGCCAGGATTGGAACTACAATTTGATACTACAGACTGTGCTCTTAACTATTATGTTATATAGCCACACCAACTTCTACATCTTTGATATACTCCCTACTGGTCAAAGTTCTGACTCCACttacaaaaaaaaaggagagagagagaaagaacgaAAAAAACTTTTTGGGTATGACTATTTTTATTTCCCACATACAAAAAAGTATAAGGctcaatatgctttttaaaattacacaacCGTCCTCCCCACTCCAGCCCCACTTGTCTGACCCCTTGAGCTCAGATTTCAAAGTCAGTGTTTTAAGGAGCTTGAAGCCAAATCATCAGTGCTACATAAGGCTGGAGGAACTGGGTACTGGTTGGGAAGAAAGGGCTGATTGTACCAGTGGTCATGGCTTGTCTCTTTTAGTCTATCCCATCATGGGATTGAAaaatgtggttcagttcagttcagtcgctc
Coding sequences within it:
- the BCL6B gene encoding B-cell CLL/lymphoma 6 member B protein isoform X2, translated to MGSTATPEGALGYVREFTRHSSDVLGNLNELRLRGILTDVTLLVGGQPLRAHKAVLIACSGFFYSIFRGRAGVGVDMLSLPGGPEAGGFAPLLDFMYTSRLRLSPATAPAVLAAATYLQMEHVVQACHRFIQASYEPLGISLRPLEAEPPTPPTAPPPGSPRCSEGHPDPPTESRSCSQGPPSPHSPDPKACNWKKYKFIILNSQASQAGSLAGESSGQLCSQLPSGDEASSSSSSSSSEEGPISSPQSRLSPTAATVQFKCGAPVNTPHRLTPQAPETTGSPSGRAHPPPGEKPYHCSICGARFNRPANLKTHSRIHSGEKPYKCDTCGSRFVQVAHLRAHVLIHTGEKPYPCPTCGTRFRHLQTLKSHVRIHTGEKPYHCDPCSLHFRHKSQLRLHLRQKHGAATNTKVHYHILGRP
- the BCL6B gene encoding B-cell CLL/lymphoma 6 member B protein isoform X1 — encoded protein: MGSTATPEGALGYVREFTRHSSDVLGNLNELRLRGILTDVTLLVGGQPLRAHKAVLIACSGFFYSIFRGRAGVGVDMLSLPGGPEAGGFAPLLDFMYTSRLRLSPATAPAVLAAATYLQMEHVVQACHRFIQASYEPLGISLRPLEAEPPTPPTAPPPGSPRCSEGHPDPPTESRSCSQGPPSPHSPDPKACNWKKYKFIILNSQASQAGSLAGESSGQLCSQLPSGDEASSSSSSSSSEEGPISSPQSRLSPTAATVQFKCGAPVNTPHRLTPQAPETTGSPSGRAHPPPGGEFFSCQNCEAVAGCSSGLDPVASGDEDKPYKCQLCRSAFRYKGNLASHRTVHTGEKPYHCSICGARFNRPANLKTHSRIHSGEKPYKCDTCGSRFVQVAHLRAHVLIHTGEKPYPCPTCGTRFRHLQTLKSHVRIHTGEKPYHCDPCSLHFRHKSQLRLHLRQKHGAATNTKVHYHILGRP